In Limanda limanda chromosome 21, fLimLim1.1, whole genome shotgun sequence, a genomic segment contains:
- the mlst8 gene encoding target of rapamycin complex subunit lst8 encodes MNVNQGTVGSDPVILATAGYDHTVRFWQAHSGICTRTVQHQDSQVNSLEVTPDRSMIAAAGYQHIRMYDLNSNNPNPVINYDGVTKNITSVGFHEDGRWMYTGGEDCMARIWDLRSRNLQCQRIFQVNAPINCVCLHPNQAELIVGDQSGVIHIWDLKTDHNEQLIPEPEVSINSVHIDPDASYMAAVNSSGNCYVWNLAGGIGDEVTQLIPKTKIPAHKRYSLRCKFSPDSTLLATCSADQTCKIWRTSNFSLMTELSIKSNNPGETSRGWMWDCAFSGDSQYIVTASSDNLARLWCVETGEIKREYSGHQKAVVCLAFNDSVLG; translated from the exons ATGAACGTGAACCAGGGCACGGTGGGCAGCGACCCGGTCATTCTGGCCACGGCTGGTTACGACCACACGGTCCGTTTCTGGCAGGCACACAGCGGCATCTGCACCCGGACCGTCCAGCACCAGGACTCC CAAGTCAATTCACTTGAGGTGACACCAGACAGGAGTATGATTGCAGCTGCAG GATATCAGCACATCCGCATGTATGACCTGAACTCCAACAACCCCAACCCTGTGATCAACTATGATGGAGTAACTAAGAACATCACGTCGGTGGGCTTTCATGAAGATGGGCGCTGGATGTACACGGGGGGAGAGGACTGCATGGCTCGCATCTGGGACCTGAG GTCAAGAAATCTTCAGTGTCAGAGGATTTTTCAAGTCAACGCTCCGATAAACTGTGTGTGCTTGCATCCTAACCAG GCCGAGCTTATTGTAGGAGACCAGAGTGGAGTGATTCATATCTGGGATCTCAAGACCGACCACAACGAACAGCTGATTCCTGAGCCCGAGGTCTCGATCAACTCAGTCCACATTGACCCAGATGCCAGTTACATGGCGGCAGTCAACAGCTCG GGAAACTGTTACGTGTGGAACCTCGCAGGAGGCATCGGAGATGAGGTGACTCAGCTCATTCCCAAGACTAAGATCCCAGCACACAAACGCTACTCGCTCCGCTGCAAGTTCAGCCCTGATTCCAC ACTACTCGCCACCTGCTCAGCAGATCAGACCTGTAAGATCTGGAGAACGTCCAATTTCTCACTCATGACTGAACTGAGCATCAAGAGCAATAATCCTGGAGAGACGTCGAGAGGCTGGATGTGGGACTGCGCCTTCTCTGGAGACTCCCAGTATATTGTGACTG cctcctccgACAACCTGGCTCGCCTGTGGTGTGTGGAGACCGGTGAGATCAAGAGGGAATACAGTGGCCACCAGAAGGCTGTGGTGTGTCTGGCCTTCAATGACAGCGTGCTGGgctga